GGGCACAACCCGCCACCCAtggagaagggggggggggggggtaaattatGGGTCGTGGGGATTAAGTTATCGTCTATTGTTGATTTAGACCGCTGGCTGGGAAAATTATGCCCTTGGTCAGGGATGTTTGGCACACGTGGGCTAATTGATTATTATACGCTTAGCATAAATTATGTTTGGATGTGAAACATTCAAGCAGGATACAGTGAGTCATCTCCATTGGCTTCTAGGTTTTGAATGATGTTGCTGATTTAATTTGACtgttgatttttgccttcctaacTGAAGAAATACCGGGGTCGACGGTAAGCGTAGTTGCCTTTCACCCCAACTGTCCTGGGATCAATCCCTGTTGAGCTCGGTTAGCGTTCCTTGAGAAGAGAAATGTTTCAACACACCTCCCGTCGTAGTGAAAGATAACTATCGGTCCCGTCTTATTGTTATGTTAGTTCGTAAGGTCATTCTAGATGTAAGAGTCACCTACTTGAAGTTGTTACACCCTTAACAGGTCAATACCAGCCGAGGGAATAAAGACCATTGTCTGATTATCACAAGGTACCGTCATcagaggtgacattgggtctgggaggtGATATtggtgagttggcggagaattacccaacaagatttgttattcgtcgttatgatttttttgttattggattgttattgtaataacagactaataacatatttagttattcttcgaacaaatctttgttattattttttgttattttaacaacattttcgCCGTGTACCGTGCTTGAGTAAACAAACATCGTTACTAGCGCgcattttaaatcgttttttctaCGTGTTTTTCGCACCGTTTTTCCCCGCGGGACTTTTAATAGTGCAGTTAAGTGGAGGAACTAAGTGGACATTGTGGTGGTTAAAGAAAACTTTTGGTGGATTAGTGTTTTCACGGCCGCTAAAAAGTTACACCGACATTGTGCAAGTGCCTTCTTGCGACACTTTCCTTACTCCTCCTCGCGCACCCGTACCCGCAGCTATAGTCTTTTTCACTTGTTATTGTTACCTACCACGTGCTCACCATTTGGTTGATAAAGTTACCCTCCAAGTGACCACCCTCCGGATTTGATCTTTGCTGCcgatcaataacattttattggCAACTTATCGAGAATGCCGAAATCCAGCAACTGTGACGCCGAAGTTTGCCTGGGCAAAGCAGCAAATCGCTCCCCCCGAGTTCGCTGTGAAATCTGTTCAACCAGCGTGCACCTCAAGTGCGCAAACTTGGACAACACCGTCGTCAAACCATTGCGGGATTCCGCCGGCCTCTGCTGGTTGTGTCCTAATTGCCGcgatccagaaaaacgaaagtCGACTTCCAACAGCAACACCATTGATCACATCTTGCAACGTTCAACTTCAACGCTCAAGCTAGTCGGCGCCCTCATGGACACAGTACAGATTTTGAGCCGGCTCATCAGGACCATGTGTTCACGGCCCGTCTGCAGTGCTGGTCGTCCATCTGCCCTGGATGCTGAGTTCCCTGGAAACCACGATCCTCTGAACTTCACCGAAATCTTTGAATCCATCATGAATGGTGACAAACGGCCACGATCAAGCAGTCTCTCCAGACCATCTTTACCTCAGCCAGACAAAATAATGAGAGTTGACGTTCCGGTTGACCAAACGCTCGATTCAAATAATTCAGTCCCTACCGTTTCAGACGCTGAGGAAAGACCTGATGCTGAGCAGCTCTGCGCCGATCTATTGCTCCGAGCTGCTTCGGAAGCTGCTCTGGAAGCGGCTGCCTTGGCTGTTGAACGCGCAGCTGCCACTCGTACTACCAACAGCTCCATCGTTCAAGCCGCCCAGCTTGACGGGACCACTCCACCGATTGCCCCTCGGAATGCAGTCGCCACCTCCGCCGCCACCGCTCAATCAGCGACCGCTCACCCAGACGCCATTCATCCAGCCGCGGCTCACGTGGCCCCTGCGGCTCACTCGACCACCGCATTACTGCCTCCAACTGATCCTACGGTACAACAGGCGGTTTTGCCGCATTCGCAGGTCTCGCAGCAGCTGCTAATCACGCCTCAGGCCCCGCCTCAATCGCAAACCATGCCCTCGTCCCAGCCTCTGGTTGTGCCACCGCAGTCCATGCTTCCCTCGCAGCCTCTGGTCTCAGCGCAGCCGCCACCGCAAACCATGCCCTTGCTCCAGCCTCTGGTTTTGCCGCCGCCGCAAATACAGGCCCCGCCTCCGCCTCTGATTACGCAGCCGCTGCAGACTGCGCCTCAGGCTTTAACCCACGCCGCACCAACATCTTCCTCGTCATCTACCGCTACCAACCGCATTGTTCCCGACGCACGATTTTCTGTGGAAAGCTACCAGCAATCAAAAGCTCCTGAAGTTAACTTCATTCCattcaaaactagttttattgTTAGCGAAGGGAATAGGATTAATTGTTATGGACCCAGTCTTACGCAGTGTCAACAGCTGTTAGATTCAAACATCTCGGAACCCAATTGCCAGATTCTTGAACAAAACTGTACACCTCACACTACACAAGCTACAAATTATTGTGAAACCACTAACACCATCAGCAACCTACAACATCCTTCACTTTTGGTAGCCCCTCCAGAACAGTCCACCTCTGACGATTTGGCTGAGCTAAAGTGGTTTTACGTCTCCCGGTTCCTTCCTAGCGAGACTTGTGATAATCTGATACGCTACATACAAAACAAAACGAACTGCGATTCCGCCCGCATCATTTGTCAAAAGTTAGTTCGCAAAAATCGTAACTCAGCCAGGCCCCTCACGTTTCTCTCGTTCAAACTAAGCGTTCCGGAATCAATTGAGAGTTTGATTGTCGCTACAGACTTTTGGCCAGAAGGTGTTACAATCAAGCCTTTTTTAGTGAAGCGACAAGCTCCCGAGCTCATTGGTCCTTCCTCACACAACCCGCAACCACTGAACAACCTCGTTTCGCCACGCAGTTCACGAACAACGACTCCTCGTCGCCGGCCCGCTCCGAAAATGATTCCCAATCAGCCTCAGCACACAGCACGTCTGTACCCATACAATCTACCGCTACCATTTTATCATCCCAGTCAGTTGGCGGTGCCCCATATGAACCAGTATGTTCCGCTGTACGGTCAGATGCCAGAAGCTGTCCACCACAGGCAGCAATGGTCAACAATGGTTTAAGGTCTGCCATTTCACCCGCTCCACCACCAACCGACCGTACGACTAACCAAGCTGCGCTGCATCGTGAAGAAGCGACAAATCTTCTGCTCTACTATCAAAATGTAGGGGGTATGAACACTACCATCGCAAACTACTATCTCGCTATCTCTTCCGCTTCTTACGACTTTTATGCATTTACCGAAACCTGGCTGTCACCAACTACCCTCTCGAGTCAAATCTTCGGTACCGAATACGAGGTTTTCCGCTGCGATCGTTCTGCCGCAAACAGCTGCAAAGATTCAGGCGGAGGTGTCCTTCTTGCCGTCCGCTCCAGTCTCAAGCCACGCCAACTGATCCCACCGAATTGCACATGTCCAGAACAGGTGTGGGTTTCAGTCCCTCTCGCCTCATCCacattgtttgtgtgtgttgtttatATTCCACCAAAATTTGACAACGATGCGACTCTCTTTGAGCAGCACAGACGATCTTTGACGTGGATTTTATCCAAGACGAAAGTCAATGACAGCATAATGATCGTCGGCGATTTCAACTTTCCGGGTATCCGTTGGACACGCACCCCGACGAACAAATTGCTACCAAATCTTGCTCTCACCCCCTCGAACAAGCTTAAACACGATCTCCTGGACGAATATTCGACTGCGAACCTGAGCCAGTTAAACGACTTGTGCAACAGCTCCAACAACGTGCTCGACCTTTGCTATGCCAGCTCGAATGTACCTGTCAATTGTGCCCTCCTCCCAGCACCTTCACCTCTCGTGAAAGACGTTCGTCACCACTTGCCCTTCCTGGTTTCTATCTCGTGTACAGTGTTCACCTTTAGTGACACGAACGGTAGTACCTTCATAGACTACCGCAATGGTAACTACGAAGGTATGAACGAATTCTTGGCAACCGTTAACTGGACTCGACTGATGGCCAATCTCGACGCCAACGAAGCTGCTGTTACTTGGACGGAAATTTTGACGCAAGCTATCAACGTCTTCATCCCGAAGAAACAGCGGCAACCTCCTCAACATCCACCATGGTCTACTCACCGCCTGAAGAAGCTTAAGACCGTGAAACGTGCCGCACTCAAGAAATATGCCAAGCATCCGACAGATCGTTGGAAAAACCACTACAGATCTAAGAACCGGAAGTACAGTTTGTTAAACAACCAACTTTTTCGCCGCCACCTGAACCGCATCCAGAGCCGCTTGAAACGTGAACCCAAAAAGTTTTGGAACCACGTCAACGAGCAGCGGAAAGAAACTGGTCTCCCAACCTCGATGGTACTCGACGGTGATGAGGCTACAACCACCGAGAGTATTTGTGACCTTTTCCGGCGCCAGTTCTGCAGTGTCTTCAATAACGAAACTGTAGCAGACTCGCAAGTTGCTAGGGCTGCTAGTAACGTTCCACTGCGACCTCCCATCGGACCTCATCCGGTGATAAGCTCCGAGTCCGTTCGCCGTGCCTGCGCCCGCCTGAAGAGTTCCAACAGCTGTGGACCGGATGGCATCCCCGCGGTTGTACTCAAAAAGTGTTGCGATGCACTCGCGGAACCGCTGGCTCAACTCTTCAACACCTCGCTTTCCACCGGAgttttcccatgtttctggaAGAAGTCGTTTGTGTTCCCTGTTCACAAAAAGGGGCCTAAACGAGACGTCCGGAACTACCGCGGAATCGCTGCACTCTGCGCTGTAAGCAAGCTCTTCGAAGTCATTGTGCTAGACTTCATCAAGTTCAACTGTTGTGATTATATCGCCCAGGAACAGCATGGCTTTATGGCGAAACGTTCTACCAGTTCCAATCTGGTCACCTATTCGTCCTTCATCCTACGAACCATGCAGAAACGGAAACAAATTGACGCCATCTACACGGATCTATCGGCAGCATTCGACAAGCTAAACCACCGGATTGCTGTTGCCAAACTCGAGCGACTGGGCTTCAGCGGTTCTCTGCTCGAATAGCTTCGCTCCTACCTCACCGGACGAGAAATGAGCGTGAAAGTGGGTGACGTAATTTCTGCcatatttgctgttttttcagGCGTCCCCCAAGGCAGCCACCTgggtcccctgatttttctccTCTATATGAACGACGTGCACCCTCTGCTTAAATGTCACAAGCTGTCTTACGCGGACGACATAAAGCTTTTCACTGTTATCGAGGAGACCGGAGACTGTCAGTTTCTTCAAGAGCAGCTCAACCGGTTTGCCAACTGGTGCTCCGATAACAGAACCCAAGTAGCAATGcgcaacatgctaaaaatgactaAGTTTTTATTAAGTTGCATCTAGGGATCAGAAATCAAAACTGCAACAATCTTGCACAATATGTAACAATTATGTTTCAACAACGTTTCCTCGTTGGAGCATCTTTTTTGGAAACGGAATTCACGCTCTTCAAGTTATTGCTTTTGCAATGTTTCGGCAAcataataataacaatatttttgaacatcGGGGTGACAACCGCTCGTCgtgtttttgatctttttttctgttttttcgtgtCCTGCGGAATATTTCCCTCAGCACCATATAGCTCGGTTCATAACCAACGGTACAGAACTGAACTGAATCGGATGGACCAAGAAAAATGGCACGGACTGAAGCCGCTGTAAAATCCCACTTACAATCGAACGGAACGGGTCACTTATTCTCCGCTGGAGAAAGGCTAGAGATAACCGAGCGCCTGATGTTCAGGAAAAGCTTGCTAAACAGGAAACTCGAAGACCACAATGAGTTGATCCAGATTGTCCGACCTGAGTCAGAGGTAAACCATCGGTCCCGAATCCATGCAGGAGCAGTTGAATGTCCGGAAGAATCGGAGCTGCTGTGCGAaggcaacataaaaaaatatgccaGCCAGTTCCAGCCGGGAAAATCTTCTGAAGTTGGTCGATTTTTGGAATCACGATTATCTATGTTTTATTTGTAAATTGGAGGAAGAATATTGTTGaaattaggtaattgaaaatttagaataaacAACTTGAAAAGATCACAAATTTTGTATTTCTTTGTCGGATTCTGAAGACCTTGTGATTGATGCTaacgattgattttgtttgacaGCTCCAGCAAATCACTGGGGCTGGAATGTTGCGGTGGCAACGAAAATACAACGTTAAAATAACGTCATCAGATATTAATGTTGCTGTTTTGTTACAACAACATTGCATAAAATTCAAGAAGCTTAAAGTGTTGGAAACTCATCTGAAAcgtttttgcaacatttttaaaGCACAACTACTTTGCTGTTTCATTTGCTTGAATGAAAATTAACAGGGACGTAATAAGGGGGCTTGATTTAGAACACATGTTATTATTAATTCTGTTTCTGCTGCTGGTTTACtgcttttttgacaattttttgataattattgatttatttgagttttatgttgtccaattaattaaacatgttttttttttgctaggaaTTAAAACTATCATTAAAACCTTATAAAGTAAAACAGGAGTACAATTTTAATATCtttgcaaaactaaaaaaaaatgccagtAAATTGCAATTGTAGCAATGCGATGCAAAGACTTGAAAGTGtataaaagatatacaaaaTAGTATATAaggaaaatacaaaattttgacgGTTTTGTTTGAatgcgaatcagttcaatacgaagtgttggatcgaggtgctttttgttagaggaaatatgcccattttaagcctaataagcagtcgtgtttgaatgataaaaccaagtacaccaacgagtagagtaactttttgtgaacatttctgtttattttcactttttttaaaagtgatgctattccttttacaagcatttaaaaaaaatatttcaaaaatgcattctaatcagtcgattgcattgggccacgcccatttttctattgtcagcttagttctttttttcttccagggctcttttgggtctgcttagtgctgccaaaa
This is a stretch of genomic DNA from Culex pipiens pallens isolate TS chromosome 1, TS_CPP_V2, whole genome shotgun sequence. It encodes these proteins:
- the LOC120431967 gene encoding uncharacterized protein LOC120431967: MVNNGLRSAISPAPPPTDRTTNQAALHREEATNLLLYYQNVGGMNTTIANYYLAISSASYDFYAFTETWLSPTTLSSQIFGTEYEVFRCDRSAANSCKDSGGGVLLAVRSSLKPRQLIPPNCTCPEQVWVSVPLASSTLFVCVVYIPPKFDNDATLFEQHRRSLTWILSKTKVNDSIMIVGDFNFPGIRWTRTPTNKLLPNLALTPSNKLKHDLLDEYSTANLSQLNDLCNSSNNVLDLCYASSNVPVNCALLPAPSPLVKDVRHHLPFLVSISCTVFTFSDTNGSTFIDYRNGNYEGMNEFLATVNWTRLMANLDANEAAVTWTEILTQAINVFIPKKQRQPPQHPPWSTHRLKKLKTVKRAALKKYAKHPTDRWKNHYRSKNRKYSLLNNQLFRRHLNRIQSRLKREPKKFWNHVNEQRKETGLPTSMVLDGDEATTTESICDLFRRQFCSVFNNETVADSQVARAASNVPLRPPIGPHPVISSESVRRACARLKSSNSCGPDGIPAVVLKKCCDALAEPLAQLFNTSLSTGVFPCFWKKSFVFPVHKKGPKRDVRNYRGIAALCAVSKLFEVIVLDFIKFNCCDYIAQEQHGFMAKRSTSSNLVTYSSFILRTMQKRKQIDAIYTDLSAAFDKLNHRIAVAKLERLGFSGSLLE